The following proteins are co-located in the Microvirga ossetica genome:
- a CDS encoding AAA family ATPase codes for MVADFWNLSGPANFVERVASRMLSSPKGILGVTVPSARPRGFKEAIMEAARERGGGRVVHVNAQDRSFDRSIPHGLARAGGIRDTSIHSVPAFADLPGLSAASFLIDGVDRDAWGRWSAFLRSFAAASQRADASMDAAQRLSPRLIVLLPVDLPRSDVSFLFGKDEMQWRAYVTPVDTRTYVTRLMRQDGGESLLDRVAAETVIRLAGWDGEMIRLLAHRDPEELADPIALLSDLPGLDMHPTWGNGLIDEWDGSPFIHSLACRPAIEHPTLKRRIWLAQSHALTPFVGEVIDFFADRYGAILAPDLPYAVETRKGIKHIHALRDLEASHLYHLLNERIPKLEATFLKSVAAVRNTVAHHNVVPADHLIKLSEKWDEIRSNRSEARGWDWPRCGQKLVLMVGPSGAGKSTLAKRRYSQDSIVSSDDIRIEKYGSLETSDQTDVFKEVERRVIRRLADGETVVLDATNLKRNDRLAIVDKIPADIQIVYEVVDRPLPEKLATGDWRLKKEGLIEGHSEIFIQELPNILAGDNRPNVDVIDHRAA; via the coding sequence ATGGTCGCCGATTTCTGGAACCTGTCCGGACCTGCCAACTTCGTCGAGAGGGTCGCCTCGCGCATGCTGTCGTCTCCAAAGGGCATCCTTGGAGTGACCGTGCCCAGCGCCCGGCCGCGAGGGTTCAAGGAAGCCATCATGGAGGCGGCTCGTGAGCGCGGCGGCGGACGGGTAGTGCACGTCAACGCGCAGGACCGATCCTTCGACCGCTCCATCCCGCACGGGCTCGCCCGCGCGGGTGGCATCAGGGACACGAGCATCCACTCCGTTCCCGCGTTCGCGGACCTGCCCGGCCTGTCGGCCGCCTCGTTTCTCATCGACGGGGTTGATCGGGACGCATGGGGCCGATGGTCTGCCTTCCTTCGGAGTTTCGCGGCCGCATCGCAGCGTGCGGATGCATCGATGGATGCAGCCCAGCGCCTCTCCCCGCGGCTCATCGTGCTGCTCCCTGTGGATCTTCCACGATCGGACGTGTCCTTTCTGTTCGGGAAGGACGAGATGCAGTGGAGGGCGTACGTCACTCCGGTCGACACGAGGACGTACGTCACGAGGCTAATGCGCCAAGATGGGGGCGAAAGTCTGCTGGACCGCGTGGCTGCCGAGACGGTCATCCGCCTGGCGGGATGGGATGGTGAGATGATCCGCCTTCTTGCCCATAGGGATCCCGAGGAGTTGGCGGATCCCATCGCCCTCCTGTCGGACCTTCCGGGACTGGACATGCATCCGACGTGGGGCAACGGACTGATCGACGAATGGGACGGGTCTCCGTTCATCCACTCCCTGGCATGTCGACCTGCCATCGAGCACCCAACCCTCAAGCGGCGCATCTGGCTCGCCCAGTCGCATGCCCTGACACCGTTCGTCGGCGAGGTGATCGACTTCTTCGCGGATCGGTATGGTGCCATCCTCGCACCCGACCTGCCCTATGCCGTGGAGACCAGGAAGGGCATTAAGCACATCCATGCCTTGCGTGACCTTGAGGCGAGCCACCTCTACCACCTGCTGAACGAGCGCATCCCGAAACTCGAGGCCACCTTCCTGAAGAGCGTGGCGGCCGTCCGCAACACGGTGGCCCACCACAACGTCGTGCCGGCAGATCATCTCATCAAGCTCTCGGAAAAGTGGGATGAGATCCGCTCGAACAGGAGCGAGGCCCGTGGATGGGACTGGCCGCGTTGCGGGCAGAAACTCGTCCTGATGGTCGGTCCAAGCGGTGCCGGCAAATCCACTCTGGCGAAGCGCAGGTACTCCCAGGACAGCATTGTCTCGAGCGATGACATCCGAATCGAGAAGTACGGCTCTCTCGAGACCAGTGACCAGACGGACGTGTTCAAGGAGGTCGAGCGCAGGGTCATCCGTCGCCTTGCGGATGGCGAGACCGTCGTGCTCGATGCTACCAACCTGAAGCGCAACGACCGCTTGGCCATCGTCGACAAGATCCCGGCCGACATCCAGATCGTCTACGAGGTCGTTGACCGTCCGTTGCCGGAGAAGCTTGCCACCGGGGATTGGCGTCTGAAGAAGGAAGGCCTGATCGAGGGGCACAGCGAGATCTTCATCCAGGAGCTGCCGAACATCCTGGCCGGGGATAACCGTCCGAACGTGGATGTGATCGATCACCGGGCAGCTTGA